A single genomic interval of Candidatus Babeliales bacterium harbors:
- a CDS encoding ankyrin repeat domain-containing protein → MKINGAILGVIFCVLGGQVHPAFGPLKRVFPGLIRRSLAAQQSGGHKAVEEHYKKGQRVVTRVQRPEFQPFPPDYRTARQQSRWGFSSQQSSVRQELFRQQRRHFFLLPDLPSGEEWTDSDIFLLCVDFLLETSVESPERGERLRKTLEHFTTTPEVLNAKNYEGKTALMMFAENGKADLVTILLGAGADSEVRDSRGNAALHYASTVELVYALTSKGADINVQNNEGKTPLHCAAIAGNISVVEALLGWGADPFKQDNEKIWPLNYALKAQRDPLRETEKSVFDFTKKYEAIGIALKKRMTEIRRNYSRLC, encoded by the coding sequence ATGAAGATTAATGGAGCGATTTTAGGGGTAATCTTCTGTGTTTTGGGTGGGCAGGTGCATCCGGCTTTTGGACCACTGAAACGAGTATTTCCCGGTCTTATTCGCCGTTCTTTAGCTGCACAGCAATCTGGTGGGCACAAGGCAGTTGAAGAGCATTATAAAAAAGGGCAGCGTGTTGTTACACGAGTACAGCGTCCTGAGTTCCAGCCGTTTCCGCCAGATTACCGAACAGCTCGGCAGCAATCACGATGGGGGTTTTCTAGCCAGCAGTCATCGGTTCGGCAAGAGCTTTTTCGTCAGCAGCGTCGACATTTTTTCCTACTTCCTGATCTTCCTTCCGGAGAAGAGTGGACTGACAGTGATATTTTTTTATTATGCGTAGATTTTTTGCTGGAGACAAGTGTTGAGTCGCCAGAAAGGGGAGAGCGATTGCGTAAAACTCTAGAACATTTTACTACCACGCCAGAAGTTTTGAATGCAAAAAATTATGAAGGTAAAACAGCATTGATGATGTTTGCAGAAAATGGCAAGGCTGATTTGGTGACAATTTTACTTGGTGCTGGTGCTGATTCTGAAGTGAGAGATAGCCGTGGTAACGCAGCATTGCACTATGCGAGTACTGTTGAGCTTGTTTATGCCTTGACCAGCAAAGGCGCTGATATAAACGTACAAAACAATGAAGGTAAAACACCTCTGCATTGTGCCGCTATTGCGGGAAATATTAGTGTAGTTGAGGCTTTACTTGGGTGGGGCGCAGACCCATTTAAACAAGATAATGAAAAAATTTGGCCTCTTAACTACGCACTTAAAGCTCAACGAGACCCTCTGAGAGAAACCGAAAAAAGTGTTTTCGATTTTACAAAAAAGTATGAAGCTATTGGCATAGCGTTAAAAAAACGTATGACCGAAATTCGAAGAAATTATTCACGTCTTTGTTAA
- a CDS encoding ankyrin repeat domain-containing protein, whose protein sequence is MKIYLSLIFFLALSSSALPAALSLEEQLFEAVYKNLPEKMHPLLAQGANPNTRNNQNNTPLLWAAKNGRAECLRLLLECEKTDAATIDARDVINRSALHLAAKGGHLECLRLLLAKNADINAYGYQDSTPLHAAAQEGHSECVALLINAGAEVDVVNLDGQTALHCTAISGNSGCVTLLLQAGADANAVVTSDCQGHLGATALDLALRFKNTECAAVLGGDADQETQTLSDDESADY, encoded by the coding sequence ATGAAAATTTATTTATCACTTATTTTTTTTCTCGCACTCAGCTCCAGTGCTTTACCTGCTGCACTAAGCCTTGAGGAGCAGCTTTTTGAAGCTGTCTACAAGAATCTCCCCGAAAAAATGCACCCGCTTCTCGCGCAAGGCGCTAACCCCAATACCAGGAATAACCAAAATAACACCCCGCTTCTCTGGGCTGCCAAGAATGGACGCGCAGAATGCCTACGGTTGCTTCTTGAATGCGAAAAGACCGACGCTGCTACAATTGATGCAAGAGATGTTATTAACCGATCGGCCCTTCACCTAGCTGCCAAAGGGGGACATCTAGAATGCCTAAGGTTGCTTCTTGCAAAAAATGCCGACATTAATGCCTATGGTTATCAGGACTCCACACCCCTTCACGCGGCCGCCCAAGAGGGACACTCAGAATGCGTAGCATTACTCATTAACGCTGGCGCTGAGGTTGACGTTGTGAATCTGGATGGCCAAACGGCTCTTCACTGCACTGCTATTTCTGGCAATTCAGGATGCGTAACATTACTTCTTCAGGCTGGTGCTGATGCCAACGCTGTGGTAACCAGTGACTGCCAAGGCCATCTAGGAGCAACAGCCCTGGATCTTGCCCTCCGCTTCAAAAACACAGAATGCGCAGCAGTACTTGGTGGCGATGCTGATCAAGAAACACAAACTCTCTCCGACGATGAGTCTGCCGATTACTAA